In one Tripterygium wilfordii isolate XIE 37 chromosome 22, ASM1340144v1, whole genome shotgun sequence genomic region, the following are encoded:
- the LOC119990448 gene encoding methyltransferase FGSG_00040 has translation MRPCLQEMADEQMQQLRSQATELLLREEWQQSLQVYTQFIDLCRDEISGAHENSDPDHIFKLHKSLCLALSNRAEARSRMRDFTEALRDCDEALKIESTHFKTLICKGKILLALNRYSSALDCFKTASLDQQDNGNLEKINGYLEKCKKLELQSRTGAFDLSNWILNGFQGKSPELAEYIGPVQIKKSELSGRGLFATKNIDTGTFLVVTKAIATERGILSGQDLAENMQLVMWKNFVEKVTELTTKCQRTRQFVTTLSKGEIEDSLEIPDVSLFRPEAEENVHDNEKLDIGNILSILDVNSLVENSVSANILGKNCGYYGVGLWLLASYINHSCNPNARRLHFGDYIMVHASRDIRAGEEITFAYFDVLSPLDQRKEMLETWGFCCNCKRCKFEEAMKYEQEMQEIEMGLESGIDVGSAIFRLEGAMRRCMVRGKEKGYLRASIWAAYSEAYGSERVTKRWGSQIPTMEVVVDSVAEAVGSDGRILKVVVEGLKKRGGRAMEMEMERAMKLGRGLYGKVGRKQAMKCLLELNIH, from the coding sequence AAGTCTACACTCAATTCATCGATCTCTGCCGTGACGAGATCTCAGGAGCCCATGAAAACTCAGACCCAGATCACATCTTCAAGCTTCACAAGTCCCTCTGCTTAGCCCTCTCCAACAGAGCCGAAGCGCGGTCAAGGATGCGAGATTTCACTGAAGCTTTGAGAGATTGTGATGAAGCACTGAAAATCGAGAGTACCCATTTCAAGACTCTGATCTGCAAAGGCAAAATCTTGCTCGCTCTCAACAGGTACTCTTCTGCTCTTGATTGCTTTAAAACAGCCTCTCTGGATCAACAGGATAATGGGAATCTTGAAAAGATTAATGGGTATTTGGAGAAATGTAAGAAATTGGAGTTGCAGTCAAGAACTGGAGCTTTTGATCTCTCCAATTGGATCTTGAACGGGTTTCAGGGTAAATCTCCTGAGCTTGCTGAGTACATTGGCCCAGTCCAGATCAAGAAGTCTGAGCTTAGTGGGCGCGGCCTATTCGCTACCAAGAACATTGATACGGGGACTTTTCTGGTCGTAACGAAAGCAATTGCCACCGAGAGGGGCATCTTGTCAGGCCAAGATTTGGCCGAGAATATGCAGCTAGTTATGTGGAAGAATTTCGTTGAAAAGGTTACCGAATTAACTACAAAATGTCAAAGAACCCGTCAATTTGTTACTACGTTGTCGAAAGGAGAAATTGAAGATTCGCTTGAGATTCCTGATGTGAGTCTCTTTAGGCCTGAGGCAGAAGAGAATGTCCATGACAATGAGAAGCTTGATATTGGTAATATTTTGAGCATCCTGGATGTTAATTCTCTTGTTGAGAACTCTGTTTCAGCCAACATTTTGGGGAAGAATTGCGGATATTATGGCGTCGGGCTATGGTTATTGGCATCATACATCAACCACTCATGTAATCCCAATGCAAGGAGATTGCACTTTGGGGACTATATAATGGTTCATGCTTCAAGGGATATCAGGGCAGGTGAAGAGATCACATTTGCATATTTTGATGTGCTTTCGCCGCTGGATCAGAGGAAGGAAATGCTAGAGACTTGGGGTTTTTGCTGTAATTGTAAGAGATGCAAGTTCGAGGAGGCAATGAAATATGAGCAGGAGatgcaagaaatagagatgGGTCTTGAAAGTGGGATTGATGTGGGAAGTGCCATTTTCAGGCTAGAGGGAGCTATGAGGAGATGTATGGTGAGGGGGAAGGAGAAGGGTTATCTTAGGGCGTCTATTTGGGCTGCGTATTCGGAGGCATATGGTTCGGAGAGGGTGACGAAGAGATGGGGAAGTCAAATTCCGACAATGGAAGTTGTGGTTGATAGTGTTGCAGAAGCAGTGGGCAGTGATGGCAGAATTCTGAAGGTGGTGGTGGAGGGATTGAAAAAACGAGGTGGTCGAgcgatggagatggagatggagagagCGATGAAGTTGGGAAGAGGATTGTACGGGAAGGTTGGTAGAAAGCAAGCTATGAAATGTCTGCTTGAGCTTAACATTCATTGA